The following are encoded together in the Mesoplodon densirostris isolate mMesDen1 chromosome 2, mMesDen1 primary haplotype, whole genome shotgun sequence genome:
- the C2H1orf159 gene encoding uncharacterized protein C1orf159 homolog isoform X2, translating to MALQRAVLLASLLVEVASRSSGSAGQQPKCCVDVVDTNATCPGTSLCGPGCYGHWAEDGTVSCIRCRNGTHNSSECRGCMSPRPSPCLLLTKSPHLLQVLEERVGVLVVVPTPGPLSLGGHLPGALSPSPLAPRTAVGWGLLCPHGHLPVSFPAHLGCTSGSPGVLRGAPVPGPGPHVGLGGLWSRRTDCSAARSRCPGRTGMPGRPSFGGPQVAASLFLGTFLISSGLILSVAAFFYLKRASKLPDVFYGRNKAPGLQPGEAAAMIPPPPSSVRKPRYVRRERPSDRDVGPTAVSSVEARVSNV from the exons ATGGCGCTCCAGCGCGCCGTCCTCCTGGCCAGCCTCCTGGTGGAAGTTGCCAGTAGATCCTCAGGAAGTGCG GGCCAGCAGCCCAAGTGTTGTGTGGACGTGGTGGACACCAACGCCACCTGCCCAGGCACTAGCCTGTGCGGCCCAG GCTGCTACGGGCACTGGGCCGAGGACGGGACCGTCAGCTGCATCCGCTGCAGGAACGGAACTCACAACAGCTCCGAGTGCAGAGGCTGTAtgtccccccgcccctccccctgcctgctTCTCACCAAGAGTCCACACCTCCTCCAAGTTCTGGAGGAAAGGGTGGGAGTTCTCGTCGTTGTCCCCACACCTGGGCCACTGTCCCTCGGTGGACACCTCCCGGGAGCCCTCTCCCCGAGTCCTCTTGCCCCCAGGACAGCTGTGGGTTGGGGGCTGCTCTGCCCTCACGGCCACCTCCCTGTCTCATTTCCGGCCCACTTGGGCTGCACCTCTGGCTCCCCAGGGGTCCTCCGCGGGGCCCCTGTGCCTGGTCCAGGACCTCACGTGGGTCTGGGCGGCCTGTGGAGCCGCCGCACTGACTGCTCTGCTGCCCGCAGTCGCTGCCCGGGGCGCACAGGGATGCCCGGGCGGCCGAGCTTTG GGGGCCCCCAGGTGGCAGCCTCCCTCTTCCTGGGGACGTTTCTCATCAGCTCGGGCCTCATCCTCTCCGTGGCCGCATTCTTCTACCTCAAGCGTGCCAGTAAGCTGCCTGATGTCTTCTATGGAAGAAACAAAG CCCCCGGCCTGCAGCCTGGCGAAGCT GCCGCGATGattcccccacctccatcctcag TGCGGAAGCCGCGCTACGTCCGGCGCGAGCGGCCCTCGGACAGGGATGTGGGCCCCACTGCCGTCTCCTCCGTGGAGGCCCGGGTGAGCAACGTCTGA
- the C2H1orf159 gene encoding uncharacterized protein C1orf159 homolog isoform X4: MALQRAVLLASLLVEVASRSSGSAGQQPKCCVDVVDTNATCPGTSLCGPGGPQVAASLFLGTFLISSGLILSVAAFFYLKRASKLPDVFYGRNKAPGLQPGEAAAMIPPPPSSDRVPATVWRSGVGTGEDILLLGDREVPRSRRDLPCPVRHLSALSKVAPCPSTRCLRQSPGAAVTKYATRGLGRTEVSSLTVLEATCSLRKLWGGSFLPLPASGAPGVPGLGAASSAGFSPLCLPPSPEATGRWI, from the exons ATGGCGCTCCAGCGCGCCGTCCTCCTGGCCAGCCTCCTGGTGGAAGTTGCCAGTAGATCCTCAGGAAGTGCG GGCCAGCAGCCCAAGTGTTGTGTGGACGTGGTGGACACCAACGCCACCTGCCCAGGCACTAGCCTGTGCGGCCCAG GGGGCCCCCAGGTGGCAGCCTCCCTCTTCCTGGGGACGTTTCTCATCAGCTCGGGCCTCATCCTCTCCGTGGCCGCATTCTTCTACCTCAAGCGTGCCAGTAAGCTGCCTGATGTCTTCTATGGAAGAAACAAAG CCCCCGGCCTGCAGCCTGGCGAAGCT GCCGCGATGattcccccacctccatcctcag ACCGTGTTCCTGCCACCGTGTGGAGGTCTGGAGTGGGGACAGGTGAGGACATCCTTCTCCTTGGGGACAGAGAAGTCCCTCGGTCAAGGCGAGATCTGCCCTGTCCAGTGAGACACTTGTCTGCTCTCTCCAAAGTGGCGCCATGTCCAAGCACAAGGTGCCTGCGTCAGTCTCCTGGGGCGGCCGTAACAAAGTATGCAACCCGGGGGCTCGGGAGAACAGAAGTGTCttctctcacggttctggaggccacCTGCTCCCTCCGGAAGCTCTGGGgcgggtccttcctgcctctcccggCCTCTGGGGCTCCAGGCGTCCCTGGGCTTGGGGCCGCATCTTCAGCTGGCTTCtcccctctgtgtctccctccctctcccgagGCCACTGGTCGCTGGATTTAG
- the RNF223 gene encoding RING finger protein 223 encodes MSSGPQVWHTATPPAGRSRPTATVPRSPGSAGSPRSPGTPGSEKVASPLECSICFSGYDNIFKTPKELSCTHVFCLECLARMAATQPAGQPGSEAVPCPFCRRPTAMPAAGAPALHTSRQLQARMPAHLRREEPVWLEGTKLCCRLPPSAPGPVAPGFVYVDVSPSKPATPTAPVPTPGPARRRGCLARCWAHRSDWKRAALIAALLFVLFCVVLWPVQCALRTGSLHCLPRPPPAAATAATTFSLGSLADS; translated from the coding sequence ATGTCATCAGGCCCGCAGGTGTGGCACACGGCCACGCCGCCTGCCGGCAGGAGCAGACCCACAGCCACAGTGCCCAGGTCCCCCGGCTCGGCCGGCAGCCCCAGGTCCCCTGGCACCCCTGGATCAGAGAAAGTGGCCTCCCCCCTGGAGTGCTCCATCTGCTTCTCGGGCTACGACAACATCTTCAAGACACCCAAGGAGCTCTCCTGCACCCATGTCTTCTGCTTGGAGTGCCTTGCACGGATGGCAGCCACCCAGCCCGCAGGCCAGCCGGGCAGCGAGGCCGTGCCCTGCCCGTTCTGCCGGCGGCCCACGGCCATGCCCGCTGCCGGGGCCCCCGCGCTGCACACCAGCCGCCAGCTGCAGGCTCGGATGCCGGCACACCTGCGGCGGGAAGAGCCCGTGTGGCTGGAGGGCACCAAGCTGTGCTGCCGCCTGCCGCCTTCTGCGCCTGGCCCTGTGGCGCCTGGCTTCGTGTATGTGGACGTGAGCCCGAGCAAGCCCGCCACGCCCACAGCGCCCGTGCCCACCCCGGGCCCTGCCCGCCGTCGGGGCTGCCTGGCCCGCTGCTGGGCGCACCGCAGCGACTGGAAGCGCGCGGCACTCATCGCGGCGCTGCTGTTTGTGCTCTTCTGCGTGGTGCTCTGGCCCGTGCAGTGCGCGCTCAGGACCGGGAGCCTGCACTGCCTCCCCcggccgccccccgccgccgccaCAGCCGCCACCACCTTCTCGCTTGGGTCCCTGGCTGACAGCTAG
- the C2H1orf159 gene encoding uncharacterized protein C1orf159 homolog isoform X1, which yields MALQRAVLLASLLVEVASRSSGSAGQQPKCCVDVVDTNATCPGTSLCGPGCYGHWAEDGTVSCIRCRNGTHNSSECRGCMSPRPSPCLLLTKSPHLLQVLEERVGVLVVVPTPGPLSLGGHLPGALSPSPLAPRTAVGWGLLCPHGHLPVSFPAHLGCTSGSPGVLRGAPVPGPGPHVGLGGLWSRRTDCSAARSRCPGRTGMPGRPSFGGPQVAASLFLGTFLISSGLILSVAAFFYLKRASKLPDVFYGRNKAPGLQPGEAAAMIPPPPSSDRVPATVWRSGVGTGEDILLLGDREVPRSRRDLPCPVRHLSALSKVAPCPSTRCLRQSPGAAVTKYATRGLGRTEVSSLTVLEATCSLRKLWGGSFLPLPASGAPGVPGLGAASSAGFSPLCLPPSPEATGRWI from the exons ATGGCGCTCCAGCGCGCCGTCCTCCTGGCCAGCCTCCTGGTGGAAGTTGCCAGTAGATCCTCAGGAAGTGCG GGCCAGCAGCCCAAGTGTTGTGTGGACGTGGTGGACACCAACGCCACCTGCCCAGGCACTAGCCTGTGCGGCCCAG GCTGCTACGGGCACTGGGCCGAGGACGGGACCGTCAGCTGCATCCGCTGCAGGAACGGAACTCACAACAGCTCCGAGTGCAGAGGCTGTAtgtccccccgcccctccccctgcctgctTCTCACCAAGAGTCCACACCTCCTCCAAGTTCTGGAGGAAAGGGTGGGAGTTCTCGTCGTTGTCCCCACACCTGGGCCACTGTCCCTCGGTGGACACCTCCCGGGAGCCCTCTCCCCGAGTCCTCTTGCCCCCAGGACAGCTGTGGGTTGGGGGCTGCTCTGCCCTCACGGCCACCTCCCTGTCTCATTTCCGGCCCACTTGGGCTGCACCTCTGGCTCCCCAGGGGTCCTCCGCGGGGCCCCTGTGCCTGGTCCAGGACCTCACGTGGGTCTGGGCGGCCTGTGGAGCCGCCGCACTGACTGCTCTGCTGCCCGCAGTCGCTGCCCGGGGCGCACAGGGATGCCCGGGCGGCCGAGCTTTG GGGGCCCCCAGGTGGCAGCCTCCCTCTTCCTGGGGACGTTTCTCATCAGCTCGGGCCTCATCCTCTCCGTGGCCGCATTCTTCTACCTCAAGCGTGCCAGTAAGCTGCCTGATGTCTTCTATGGAAGAAACAAAG CCCCCGGCCTGCAGCCTGGCGAAGCT GCCGCGATGattcccccacctccatcctcag ACCGTGTTCCTGCCACCGTGTGGAGGTCTGGAGTGGGGACAGGTGAGGACATCCTTCTCCTTGGGGACAGAGAAGTCCCTCGGTCAAGGCGAGATCTGCCCTGTCCAGTGAGACACTTGTCTGCTCTCTCCAAAGTGGCGCCATGTCCAAGCACAAGGTGCCTGCGTCAGTCTCCTGGGGCGGCCGTAACAAAGTATGCAACCCGGGGGCTCGGGAGAACAGAAGTGTCttctctcacggttctggaggccacCTGCTCCCTCCGGAAGCTCTGGGgcgggtccttcctgcctctcccggCCTCTGGGGCTCCAGGCGTCCCTGGGCTTGGGGCCGCATCTTCAGCTGGCTTCtcccctctgtgtctccctccctctcccgagGCCACTGGTCGCTGGATTTAG
- the C2H1orf159 gene encoding uncharacterized protein C1orf159 homolog isoform X3 produces the protein MALQRAVLLASLLVEVASRSSGSAGQQPKCCVDVVDTNATCPGTSLCGPGCYGHWAEDGTVSCIRCRNGTHNSSECRGWGPQVAASLFLGTFLISSGLILSVAAFFYLKRASKLPDVFYGRNKAPGLQPGEAAAMIPPPPSSDRVPATVWRSGVGTGEDILLLGDREVPRSRRDLPCPVRHLSALSKVAPCPSTRCLRQSPGAAVTKYATRGLGRTEVSSLTVLEATCSLRKLWGGSFLPLPASGAPGVPGLGAASSAGFSPLCLPPSPEATGRWI, from the exons ATGGCGCTCCAGCGCGCCGTCCTCCTGGCCAGCCTCCTGGTGGAAGTTGCCAGTAGATCCTCAGGAAGTGCG GGCCAGCAGCCCAAGTGTTGTGTGGACGTGGTGGACACCAACGCCACCTGCCCAGGCACTAGCCTGTGCGGCCCAG GCTGCTACGGGCACTGGGCCGAGGACGGGACCGTCAGCTGCATCCGCTGCAGGAACGGAACTCACAACAGCTCCGAGTGCAGAGGCT GGGGCCCCCAGGTGGCAGCCTCCCTCTTCCTGGGGACGTTTCTCATCAGCTCGGGCCTCATCCTCTCCGTGGCCGCATTCTTCTACCTCAAGCGTGCCAGTAAGCTGCCTGATGTCTTCTATGGAAGAAACAAAG CCCCCGGCCTGCAGCCTGGCGAAGCT GCCGCGATGattcccccacctccatcctcag ACCGTGTTCCTGCCACCGTGTGGAGGTCTGGAGTGGGGACAGGTGAGGACATCCTTCTCCTTGGGGACAGAGAAGTCCCTCGGTCAAGGCGAGATCTGCCCTGTCCAGTGAGACACTTGTCTGCTCTCTCCAAAGTGGCGCCATGTCCAAGCACAAGGTGCCTGCGTCAGTCTCCTGGGGCGGCCGTAACAAAGTATGCAACCCGGGGGCTCGGGAGAACAGAAGTGTCttctctcacggttctggaggccacCTGCTCCCTCCGGAAGCTCTGGGgcgggtccttcctgcctctcccggCCTCTGGGGCTCCAGGCGTCCCTGGGCTTGGGGCCGCATCTTCAGCTGGCTTCtcccctctgtgtctccctccctctcccgagGCCACTGGTCGCTGGATTTAG